Proteins found in one Zea mays cultivar B73 chromosome 1, Zm-B73-REFERENCE-NAM-5.0, whole genome shotgun sequence genomic segment:
- the LOC118476185 gene encoding type I inositol polyphosphate 5-phosphatase 4-like, translated as MREDINKKSKLSWSKSLVRKWFNIKTKAHDFHADCDAAQGRDGHGDEWRTSGSERQAGAAKKSRTDRSSKRSSVDRIRGGKNDLDAARLTELQNYRIFASTWNVGGKSPPRGLNLDDWLHSSLPADIYVLGFQEIVPLNAGNVLGTEDNLPAKKWVSLVRRTLNKNPGSCCYGGYRTPSPVPDPVVEQDADFEGSSRRHDSLSYLHRRSFNLSRSLRVEGNHMLSHPRLDRRFSVCDPVSLGGRPSDFDGNFPFMGSPDDHCIEEDTSNGAHFSPFPYGYGVSAPMEENGYHPNTPSRYCLVASKQMVGIFLTIWVRSEIRNDVRNLKVSCVGRGLMGYLGNKGSISISMSLHHTTFCFICCHLTSGEKEGDELRRNSDVMEILRKTRFPQVRGAADVKSPETILEHDRIIWLGDLNYRIALSYCSAKALVEMHSWKQLLEKDQLRIERRCGRVFQGWKEGRIYFPPTYKYSFNSDRYSGVRPKEKRRTPAWCDRILWHGNGLMQLSYVRGESRFSDHRPVYSIFMAEVESIRHRRRNAGYFSSRIEVEELLPNPYSHPAFTASSQMVENNHTAQKLT; from the exons ATGAGGGAAGACATCAACAAGAAGAGCAAG CTCTCCTGGTCGAAATCTCTCGTGAGGAAGTGGTTCAACATCAAGACTAAGGCACATGATTTCCATGCGGATTGCGACGCCGCCCAAG GGAGGGACGGGCATGGTGATGAATGGAGGACCAGCGGCTCAGAGAGGCAGGCAGGCGCCGCCAAGAAAAGCAGAACTG ACCGGTCGTCGAAGCGGAGTAGTGTGGACAGAATCCGAGGAGGGAAAAACGACTTGGATGCGGCACGCCTCACAGAACTTCAGAATTATAG AATCTTTGCCTCCACATGGAATGTCGGCGGTAAATCCCCACCAAGGGGATTGAATCTTGATGACTGGCTCCATTCTTCACTTCCAGCTGATATCTATGTGTTAGG ATTTCAAGAAATTGTTCCTTTGAATGCTGGAAATGTTCTTGGCACTGAAGATAATCTCCCAGCGAAAAAATGGGTCTCCCTTGTTAGGAGGACACTGAATAAGAATCCTGGTTCATGCTGCTATGGTGGCTATCGCACGCCATCTCCTGTCCCGGATCCAGTTGTAGAACAAGATGCTGATTTTGAGGGATCATCGAGAAGGCACGACAGTTTATCCTATTTGCATCGTCGGTCATTCAACCTTAGCCGGAGTTTAAGAGTTGAAGGGAACCATATGCTGTCACACCCAAGATTGGATCGTAGGTTCAGTGTCTGTGACCCAGTTAGCTTGGGAGGCAGGCCAAGTGATTTTGATGGGAACTTCCCATTCATGGGATCACCAGATGATCATTGTATCGAGGAGGATACAAGCAACGGAGCACATTTTTCACCCTTCCCATATGGCTATGGTGTCTCTGCACCTATGGAAGAAAATGGTTATCATCCAAATACACCGTCTAG GTACTGCTTGGTTGCCAGCAAGCAGATGGTCGGTATATTTCTCACCATTTGGGTACGCAGCGAAATAAGAAATGATGTGAGGAACCTGAAAGTTTCTTGTGTGGGTAGAGGACTAATGGGTTATCTCGGAAATAAG GGGTCGATATCCATAAGCATGTCTTTACACCACACCACCTTTTGTTTTATCTGTTGTCATTTGACCTCCGGTGAGAAGGAGGGAGATGAACTCCGGAGGAACTCTGACGTCATGGAAATTCTAAGGAAGACTAGATTTCCACAGGTCCGTGGTGCTGCTGATGTCAAGTCACCAGAAACAATTCTTGAACATGA TCGTATCATTTGGCTTGGGGATTTGAATTACCGGATCGCTCTTTCGTACTGCTCAGCTAAAGCTCTTGTTGAAATGCATAGCTGGAAGCAACTGTTGGAGAAAGATCAG CTACGGATAGAACGGAGATGTGGGCGTGTTTTCCAGGGATGGAAAGAAGGCAGGATTTATTTTCCTCCAACATATAAGTACTCATTCAACTCAGACCGTTATTCAGGGGTTCGGCCCAAAGAAAAGCGGAGAACGCCCGCTTG GTGCGATCGCATTCTGTGGCATGGCAACGGTCTCATGCAGCTGTCGTACGTTCGCGGAGAGTCTCGCTTCTCTGACCACAGACCAGTGTACAGTATTTTCATGGCCGAGGTCGAGAGCATCCGGCACAGAAGGAGAAACGCGGGCTATTTCAGCTCTAGGATCGAGGTGGAGGAGCTCTTGCCAAACCCGTACAGTCATCCGGCGTTTACAGCTTCCAGTCAGATGGTTGAGAATAATCACACTGCACAGAAACTAACATAA